The DNA segment CCCAGCGAGGCGGACCCGGCCCCGGCCGACCGCCCGCTGCTGGACCGCTGGCTGCTGTCCGAACTCCACGCCCTCACCGACCAGGTGACGAAGGCGCTGGAGGCGTACGACACCCAGCGCGCCGGCAAGCTGCTCTCCGCGTTCGTGGACGACCTGTCCAACTGGTACGTGCGCCGTTCGCGCCGCCGGTTCTGGCAGGGCGACAAGGCCGCGCTGCGCACGCTGCACGAGGTGGTCGGGACGGTCACCCAGCTCATGGCGCCGATCACTCCGTTCATCGCCGAGCGGGTCTGGCAGGACCTGATCGTGCCCGTCACCCCGGACGCCCCGGAGTCGGTCCACCTCTCCGCATGGCCGGAGGCCGACCTGTCGGCGATCGACCCGGAGCTGTCCCGGCAGATGGCGCTGGTCCGGCGGCTGGTCGAGCTGGGCCGCGCCACGCGTGCCGAGTCGGGCGTGAAGACGCGTCAGCCGCTGTCCCGCGCGCTGGTCGGCGTGGCCGGCTTCGACGCCCTCGACGCGGAGCTGCGCGCGCAGATCACCGAGGAGCTGAACGTCGAGTCCCTGGCCTCGCTGTCCGAGGTCGGCGGCTCGCTCGTGGACACCACGGCCAAGGCCAACTTCCGGGCGCTGGGCAAGCGTTTCGGCAAGCGGGTGCAGGACGTGGCCAAGGCGGTCGCCGCCGCCGACGCCGCCGCGCTGTCCCTCGCGCTGCGCGAGGGCACGGCCTCGGTGGAGGTCGACGGGGAGACGGTGACGCTCGCCCCGGACGAGGTGATCATCACGGAGACGCCGCGTGAGGGCTGGTCGGTGGCTTCCGACTCCGGTGCGACGGTGGCGCTCGACCTGGAGATCACGGAGGAGCTGCGGCAGGCGGGGCTCGCCCGCGATGCCATCCGGCTGATCCAGGAGGCCCGCAAGAACAGTGGGCTGGACGTGGCGGACCGGATCGCGCTGCGCTGGTCGGCTGCGGAGCCGGCGGTGGCCGCCGCCCTGGCCGAGCACTCCGGGCTGATCTCGGAGGAGGTTCTCGCCACGGACTTCGCCCAGGGCGACGGTGACGAGACCTTCGGAGAGGCGTTCACGGACGAGGGGCTGTCCCTGACGTTCCGTCTGCGCAAGGCGTAACACTCGGCATTCAGTGACGGCGGCTCCCGGTGGGGAGCCGCCGTCGCTGGTTCCAGGCCGAGATCGTCAACCCCCTGCAACACGCGTAAAACAGGGCGGCCCCCGGACTCAAGTCCGGGGGCCGCCCTGAACGCTGCCGACGCCTGTGGCGTACTACAGGCCGTGCGCGGCCGTCAGTTGTCGTCCTCGTCGATCAGGAACCCGCGCATCGGCGAGGGAGCCTGGCCCATCGGGGACGGGCCCTGCGGCCGGACCGGAGCCATCGGCTGGGTCATGGCCGGCGTCATCTGCTGCTGGCCGCCGTAGGACGGACCGGCGGGCGACTGGGGGCCACCCATGCCCTGGTTGCCGCCACCGTAGGACGGGGCGCTCGCGCCGGCCGGAGCCATCGAGGGCGCCGGGGACGGCGGGAGGGACGCGGCGGCCGGAGTGCGCGGCGGAGCGAGCGAGTCGTCGGCCTGCGTCTCCAGCTGACGGAGCTGGGACTCCAGGTACGACTTCAGACGCGTCCGGTACTCGCGCTCGAAGCCGCGCAGGTCCTCGACCTTGCGCTCCAGCGTGGCGCGCGCGGACTCCAGGGAGCCCATCGCCACGCGGTGCTTCTCCTGGGCGTCCCGCTCCAGGGCGTCGGCCTTGGCACGGGCGTCGCGCTCCAGACCCTCGGCGCGGCTGCGGGCCTCACCGACGATCTTGTTGGCCTCGGAACGGGCCTCGGCGATCGCCTGGTCGGCGGTCTGCTGGGCCAGCGAGAGGACACGCGCTGCGCTGTCGCCGCCGGGGCCACCCTGACCGGGCAGGCCGGGGCCGCCCATGGGGCCGCCCATCTGCTGCGGCATGGGCGGCTGGCCGCCCATCGGACCCTGGCCCATCGGACCGGGACCCTGACCCATGGGACCGGGACCCTGGCCCATCGGACCCGGACCCATCTGGCCCTGGCCCATCTGACCCTGACCCATCTGTCCCTGACCCTGGCCCATCGGACCGGGACCCATCTGCCCCTGGCCCATCTGCCCCTGGCCCATCTGACCCTGACCCATCGGGCCGGGGCCCTGCGGGCCGCCCTGTCCGCCGGGACCGGCGGGGAGCTGCGGGGCACCGCTCGGCAGCTGGGGCGGGCCACCCATGGGGCCACCCATCTGCTGCTGCGGCGGGCCCGATATCCCGGCGGGAACCGGGGCGCCGGGACCGCGCATGCCCTGCTGCTGCTGGTCCTGACCGCCCTGCTCCGGGGGCTTGCGCATGTTCTGCTGGTTCTGCGCGGCGGCCCGCGTGGCGGCGGCCAGCTTGGCGCGCAGATCCTCGTTCTCGCGGAGCAGACGGGTCAGTTCGGCTTCGACCTCGTCGAGGAAGGCATCGACCTCGTCCTCGTCATAGCCTTCTCGGAGGCGGACGGTCGTGAACTGCTTGTTCCGCACGTCCTCGGGGGTCAACGGCATCTCTTCACCTCAACGTAGTCATCGGCAGTCGGCAAGACCGTATCGTCCACCCTCATCGCACGAAGCTCCCCGCCACGGTGATGAGGATGTAGACGATGATCATCAGGACGAAGAAGGACAGGTCGAGTGCCACGCCCCCGAGCCGCAACGGCGGGATGAACCGCCGCAGAAGCTTCAACGGTGGATCGGTGACAGTGTAGGTGGCCTCCAGTACGACCACCATCGCCTTGCCGGGTTGCCACGAGCGGGCGAACTGGAAGACGTAGTCCATGACCAGCCGGAAGATCAGGACGACGAGAAACACCATCAGCGCGATGTAGATCACCTGCGCGAACACGCTCATGGCTGCTGGTTCCCTCTCCCCTGTTCCGTGCGTCTTCCGGTGGTGCGTCTTCAGCTCTGGTTGAAGAACCCGCCCTCTGCGATGCGGGCCTTGTCCTCCGCCGTGACATCGACGTTAGCAGGAGACAACAGGAAGACCTTCTGCGTCACCCGTTCGATACTGCCGTGAAGTCCAAACACCAAACCTGCCGCAAAGTCGACAAGTCGCTTCGCGTCGGTGTCGTCCATCTCGGTCAGATTCATGATCACCGGAGTGCCCTCGCGGAAGTGTTCCCCGATGGTACGGGCCTCGTTGTAGGTCCGCGGGTGCAGCGTGGTGATGCGGTACGGCTCTCGTTCCGACACGACCTTGGGCATGATCACCGGCGCGTTCTTCTCCAGGGACTGACGTTCTTGTGTGATGGACGCCACGGGCGCGATACGCGCGGGGCGGCCCGATTCCGCGGTCAGCGCCGGGGAATGGGACACCGGTTCGCGTTGCGCCGGAGGCTGCACCACTCGCACCGATTCATCCCTTTGGGACACATGTGCACTGTGCGGCTGGTGAGTCGGCTCGTGTCGCCGGTGGTCCCGCTCGGGCTCCGGGTCGAGTTCGGGCTCGAAGTCGTCGTCGGGGTCGAAACCCCGGCCGTCGTACCCATCGTCCTCCACGAGGCCGAGGTAGACCGCCATCTTGCGCATCGCGCCGGCCATGCTCTGAGTCCTCCGCTCTGTGGTGGATCGGGTGACGACTGCCAAGTTCCCGCGATCCACTCGGTCGTTGCGCCCGCTTTCGGCGGGCATTGACCATATTTTCTGCTGTGGTCCGACTTCCTGGCGACGTTACCCGAGCCTGGCACGGACTCCGAGTACCGCGCTGCCGACGCGCACATGTGTCGCCCCGGCCGCGACGGCCTCCTCGAGGTCCGCGCTCATCCCTGCGGACACCATGGTCGCAGCCGGATGGATCCGGCGCAGGTCGGTCGACAAATCCATGAGCCGTTCGAACGCCGCGCGTTCGCGTCCCGCGTACTCCCCGGTGAGCGGCGCGACGGTCATCAGGCCGTCCAGCCGCAGTCCGGGCGAGCCGGCGATCAGGTCGGCCAACTCCCCGATCCCGTCGGGTGCGATCCCGCCCCGCTCGCCCCGGCCGCCCGCTCCCGCGTCCAGCGCGACCTGGATGAGGCAGCCGATCTCGCGCCCGGCCCGCACGGCCTCCTTGGAGAGTGCGGTGACGAGCCGGTCCCGGTCGACGGACTGCACGACATCGGCATAACCGACCACGGAACGGACCTTGTTGGTCTGCAACTGGCCCACGAAGTGCCATTCCAGGGGCAGATCCGCGCACTCGGCATGCTTGGGCGCCGCGTCCTGGTCGCGGTTCTCCGCGACCTGACGCACCCCCAGTTCCGAGAGGACGCGGACGTCGTCGGCCGGGTAGGTCTTGGTGACCACGATCAGGGTCACCTCTTCACGTGCCCGCCCCGCGGCCGCGCACGCGGCGGCGATGCGTTCCTCAACCTTTGCCAGATTTCCGGCGAGTTCGGTCCTACGGTCCGTCATGCCCCATCAGTCCAGCCACACATAGCCGGCGAGCCGCCCGGTGGAGCGGTCGCGGCGGTACGAGAAGTGATCGTCCGACTCCCTTGTGCAGACCGGGGATTGCTCCCGGTCGCGCACGCCGAGCCGGTCGAGCTGCGCGTGCACTCCGGCGCTCACGTCGACGGCGGGAGTGCCCCAGCTCGTCTCGGCGTGCGCCGCCGGTTCGGCGGCGGCCACCTCGGCGCGCATCGCCTCCGGCACCTCGTAGCACCGGCCGCACACGGCGGGGCCGGTGCGGGCGACGATCCGGCCGGGCTCGGCACCCAGCTCGGTCATGGCACGTACGGCGGCCGGGACGACCCCGGCGAGCATGCCGGGCCGTCCCGCGTGCGCCGCCGCGACGACACCCGCGACGGGGTCGGCGAGTAGAACGGGAACGCAGTCGGCGGTGAGCACGGCGAGGGCGAGGCCGCGCCTGGTGGTGACGAGCGCGTCGACCTCCGGCACCGGGCGCTCGCCCCAGGGCTCGTCCACGACCGCGACCGCGGCGCCGTGCACCTGATTCATCCAGACCACCCCGGCCGGGTCCACGCCCAGCGCCTTGGCGGTCAGTTCGCGGTTGGTCCGCACGGCACCGGGGTCGTCGCCGACCGCGCCGCCGAGGTTGAGCTCCGCATACGGAGCGGCGCTCACCCCGCCCCACCTGTCGGTGAAGGCGAAGTGCGCGCCGCTCACGTGTCCGCGCTGTCCTATCACTTCAGGAAGTCCGGCACGTCCAGCTCCTCGGCCGCGCTGTCCGCGTAGGTACGGGACTGCGGCACCGGCGGGGCCACCGGGATCTCGACGACCGGCTCCGGAGCGGGCTCCGGCTCCTCCTTCGGGGTCACGCTGCCCAGCGAGCCGAAGCTCGGACGGCTCTCCGCCTGCTGCTGACGCGGCGGGGCGGGCTCCTCGCGGCGCTGGGCCGAGGAGTTGGAGGAGGATGCCGAGGACGAGCCGAGCACGTTGTCCCGGCGGGCCGGGGGCTGGCCGCCGTCGAAGCCGGCCGCGATCACGGTGACCCGCACCTCGTCGCCGAGGGCGTCGTCGATGACCGCGCCGAAGATGATGTTGGCCTCGGGGTGGGCGGCCTCGCTGACGAGCTGGGCCGCCTCGTTGATCTCGAACAGACCGAGGTCGGAGCCGCCGGAGATGGAGAGCAGGACACCCCGGGCGCCGTCGATCGACGCCTCCAGCAGCGGCGAGGAGATCGCCATCTCGGCGGCGGCCACCGCGCGGTCGTCGCCGCGGGCCGAGCCGATGCCCATGAGGGCCGAACCGGCCTCGGACATGACCGACTTGACGTCGGCGAAGTCGAGGTTGATCAGGCCGGGGGTGGTGATCAGGTCGGTGATGCCCTGGACACCGGAGAGCAGGACCTGGTCGGCGGACTTGAACGCGTCCAGGACCGAGACCTGGCGGTCCGAGATGGACAGCAGCCGGTCGTTGGGGATCACGATGAGGGTGTCGACCTCTTCGCGCAGCTCCGCGATGCCGTCCTCGGCCTGGTTGGCGCGGCGCCGGCCCTCGAAGGTGAACGGGCGGGTGACCACGCCGATGGTGAGGGCGCCCAGCGAGCGGGCGATGTTGGCCACGACGGGCGCGCCGCCGGTGCCGGTGCCGCCGCCCTCGCCGGCGGTCACGAAGACCATGTCGGCCCCCTTGAGGACCTCCTCGATCTCCTCGCGGTGGTCCTCGGCGGCCTTGCGGCCGACGGCCGGGTTGGCGCCGGCGCCGAGTCCGCGGGTGAGTTCACGGCCGACGTCCAGCTTGACGTCGGCGTCGCTCATCAACAATGCCTGTGCGTCGGTGTTGATGGCGATGAACTCGACGCCCTTGAGGCCGACCTCGATCATCCGGTTGATGGCATTGACACCACCGCCGCCGACACCGATGACCTTGATGACTGCGAGGTAGTTCTGCGGTGCTGCCACGTCGAAGGCCTCTCGCCTCGAATTACGTTGTCGCGCCGGGCGGTTCCCGACCGGGACGACGGATGCCGAATTGGGACGGTCCGAACGCCGACCCGAACCCTAACGCTGAAGTTTAGGGTTACCAGTGTGTCTGTTCTCTGGAGTCTTCTGAACAGGACACTAAGTCGACAAGCGGCGCCCGTTCAACGAACACGCCGAACCTCCCGTTTTTCTTTTCACCCTATGTGATCAGCCGTAGCAGTGCCCAACCAGGGTGCTGGCCTGCGCTGATGTGCGTCAACTCCCCGCTGACGCGGGGGCGGTGGGCACACTCACATCGAAGTGCCGGGCGTTCGGAGCTGCTTTCATGAGAGCTGTGAGGGCCCGTGCCTTGGCGCGGCCCTGCTCCCCGCTCCCCCACTCCACGGTGCGTCCGTGGCCCAACTCCAGGGTGATGGCGTCGAACGAGCCCACCTTGACCGTCCCGGTGTCCCGGGCGACGGCGGGCGGGAGACTGCCGGCCACCCGGACCGCCTCGCGCACGAGGCGTCCGGTGCCGAAGCGGCGCAGGCTGGCGGCACCCGATCCCTTGGGGGACGCGGCGAGTTCGAGCATCGGCACACCCTTCGGCGCCTTCCCCACGGACGCGAAACGTACGCCTTCGTGATCGATCTCGGTGAACCGGCCCTTCTCCCGGGCCAGCAGCACCGGGGTGCGCTCGGTGACCTTCAGGGTGATGCCGTCCGGCCAGGACCGGGACACCTCGACGGTGTCGATCCGCCGCAACTTCCCCCGCAGCCGGGCCTCGACGGCATCGGTGCCGATGGAGGCCAGCGGGGCGCCGACGGGCACGTCGGCGGCCTCGCGGACCTCGGCGGGCGTGAGCACACGGGTGCCGGAGACCGAGACGTGCCGTACGCGCAGCCACTGGGAGCCGTAGAGCAGCCAGAGGGTGCCGGCGCCCAACAGGACCAGTACGACAGCCAAAGCGATGATCATACGAAGACGGGGGCGCCTCAGTCGGCGGACGAGCGGCGGGCCGGCCGACTCCCGCTGGCGTTCTCCGCGCTCGGCGGTGGTCGAACCGGCCACGCTCGCTGTCCCTTCGTCGTGCGATGCCCAGGGCCTGTCTTCCGGATCCTGCCGGAGTCGCGGGGTCTGGCACGCACATCTGCGGCGTTGTCGTCACTCGCCGACGCTCCGCGTCGACTCCCTCCTCCGCCTTGCAGCTGCACGCACCAGACCCCGCTCGGGTCAGCCGAAAGGGCGCCGTCGGCCCGAGCCGGCCAGATCCGGAAGACAGACCCTAACGGCTGGAGGCGATGGCCTCGTACACCATGCCGACGAGCAGGTCGTCGGCGTCCCGGCGGCCGAACTCACCGGCGGCGCGGGACATCTCGTAGAGACGGTGCGGGTCGGCGAGGACGGG comes from the Streptomyces seoulensis genome and includes:
- the sepF gene encoding cell division protein SepF, producing the protein MAGAMRKMAVYLGLVEDDGYDGRGFDPDDDFEPELDPEPERDHRRHEPTHQPHSAHVSQRDESVRVVQPPAQREPVSHSPALTAESGRPARIAPVASITQERQSLEKNAPVIMPKVVSEREPYRITTLHPRTYNEARTIGEHFREGTPVIMNLTEMDDTDAKRLVDFAAGLVFGLHGSIERVTQKVFLLSPANVDVTAEDKARIAEGGFFNQS
- the ftsZ gene encoding cell division protein FtsZ, translating into MAAPQNYLAVIKVIGVGGGGVNAINRMIEVGLKGVEFIAINTDAQALLMSDADVKLDVGRELTRGLGAGANPAVGRKAAEDHREEIEEVLKGADMVFVTAGEGGGTGTGGAPVVANIARSLGALTIGVVTRPFTFEGRRRANQAEDGIAELREEVDTLIVIPNDRLLSISDRQVSVLDAFKSADQVLLSGVQGITDLITTPGLINLDFADVKSVMSEAGSALMGIGSARGDDRAVAAAEMAISSPLLEASIDGARGVLLSISGGSDLGLFEINEAAQLVSEAAHPEANIIFGAVIDDALGDEVRVTVIAAGFDGGQPPARRDNVLGSSSASSSNSSAQRREEPAPPRQQQAESRPSFGSLGSVTPKEEPEPAPEPVVEIPVAPPVPQSRTYADSAAEELDVPDFLK
- a CDS encoding YggT family protein; translated protein: MSVFAQVIYIALMVFLVVLIFRLVMDYVFQFARSWQPGKAMVVVLEATYTVTDPPLKLLRRFIPPLRLGGVALDLSFFVLMIIVYILITVAGSFVR
- a CDS encoding DivIVA domain-containing protein, encoding MPLTPEDVRNKQFTTVRLREGYDEDEVDAFLDEVEAELTRLLRENEDLRAKLAAATRAAAQNQQNMRKPPEQGGQDQQQQGMRGPGAPVPAGISGPPQQQMGGPMGGPPQLPSGAPQLPAGPGGQGGPQGPGPMGQGQMGQGQMGQGQMGPGPMGQGQGQMGQGQMGQGQMGPGPMGQGPGPMGQGPGPMGQGPMGGQPPMPQQMGGPMGGPGLPGQGGPGGDSAARVLSLAQQTADQAIAEARSEANKIVGEARSRAEGLERDARAKADALERDAQEKHRVAMGSLESARATLERKVEDLRGFEREYRTRLKSYLESQLRQLETQADDSLAPPRTPAAASLPPSPAPSMAPAGASAPSYGGGNQGMGGPQSPAGPSYGGQQQMTPAMTQPMAPVRPQGPSPMGQAPSPMRGFLIDEDDN
- a CDS encoding YggS family pyridoxal phosphate-dependent enzyme; this encodes MTDRRTELAGNLAKVEERIAAACAAAGRAREEVTLIVVTKTYPADDVRVLSELGVRQVAENRDQDAAPKHAECADLPLEWHFVGQLQTNKVRSVVGYADVVQSVDRDRLVTALSKEAVRAGREIGCLIQVALDAGAGGRGERGGIAPDGIGELADLIAGSPGLRLDGLMTVAPLTGEYAGRERAAFERLMDLSTDLRRIHPAATMVSAGMSADLEEAVAAGATHVRVGSAVLGVRARLG
- a CDS encoding cell division protein FtsQ/DivIB; this encodes MAGSTTAERGERQRESAGPPLVRRLRRPRLRMIIALAVVLVLLGAGTLWLLYGSQWLRVRHVSVSGTRVLTPAEVREAADVPVGAPLASIGTDAVEARLRGKLRRIDTVEVSRSWPDGITLKVTERTPVLLAREKGRFTEIDHEGVRFASVGKAPKGVPMLELAASPKGSGAASLRRFGTGRLVREAVRVAGSLPPAVARDTGTVKVGSFDAITLELGHGRTVEWGSGEQGRAKARALTALMKAAPNARHFDVSVPTAPASAGS
- the pgeF gene encoding peptidoglycan editing factor PgeF; translation: MIGQRGHVSGAHFAFTDRWGGVSAAPYAELNLGGAVGDDPGAVRTNRELTAKALGVDPAGVVWMNQVHGAAVAVVDEPWGERPVPEVDALVTTRRGLALAVLTADCVPVLLADPVAGVVAAAHAGRPGMLAGVVPAAVRAMTELGAEPGRIVARTGPAVCGRCYEVPEAMRAEVAAAEPAAHAETSWGTPAVDVSAGVHAQLDRLGVRDREQSPVCTRESDDHFSYRRDRSTGRLAGYVWLD